The following proteins are co-located in the Phytoactinopolyspora mesophila genome:
- a CDS encoding LysE family translocator, which produces MVAPDLVLAFTAASFVLIVVPGPMVLFVISRALAYGRRAAVTTVLGGTAGTFVLAAAVAVGVGAIVQTSIVVFTVMKLLGAAYLVNLGFQAIRHRRALREAFEAGGREIGGRRTWWEGFVVGLTNPKTVIFFAAILPQFVDPARGHASVQMLLLSAIFCVVALTLDTMWGLAAGTVRGWFARSPRRLDLVGGAAGLTMVGLGVGLAATGRKE; this is translated from the coding sequence ATGGTGGCGCCTGATCTCGTCCTCGCGTTCACCGCCGCATCCTTTGTGCTGATCGTGGTTCCCGGGCCGATGGTCCTGTTCGTGATCAGCCGGGCCCTGGCGTACGGCCGGCGGGCGGCGGTGACCACTGTGCTCGGCGGTACCGCGGGCACGTTCGTGCTGGCTGCGGCGGTAGCGGTGGGCGTCGGCGCGATTGTTCAGACGTCGATCGTGGTGTTCACCGTCATGAAGCTGCTCGGTGCGGCGTATCTGGTCAACCTCGGATTTCAGGCCATTCGGCACCGTCGGGCACTCCGGGAGGCCTTCGAGGCAGGTGGGCGCGAGATCGGTGGACGGCGGACCTGGTGGGAGGGGTTCGTGGTGGGTTTGACCAACCCGAAGACAGTGATCTTCTTCGCCGCCATCCTGCCCCAGTTCGTCGATCCGGCTCGCGGGCACGCGAGCGTGCAGATGCTGCTTCTCAGCGCGATTTTCTGCGTGGTCGCGCTGACGCTGGACACGATGTGGGGGTTGGCCGCGGGGACGGTCCGCGGCTGGTTCGCCCGTTCTCCGAGAAGGCTTGACCTGGTCGGTGGCGCCGCGGGGCTCACCATGGTCGGCCTCGGCGTCGGTCTGGCGGCCACCGGACGCAAAGAGTGA
- a CDS encoding LysE family translocator produces MELVATLPVFVLAVILISASPGPAMVLVVRRAAEGGFTRAVPTVLGLQTGLYIWALLAAGGLAALVAASEAAFVVLRVLGAAFLLYLGVKAWRSVWKSRGAVPREDIPAGAGQSQCLAWWKAFGEGLVVMLANPKAAAFMVAFYPQFVPADQPLFATTAALALLQVAIEIGIYLGLASVVGRARGWFTSPAVRRRLEAVTGTVFVALGLRVAMASR; encoded by the coding sequence ATGGAACTCGTGGCTACGCTCCCGGTCTTCGTTCTCGCCGTGATATTGATTTCAGCGTCGCCGGGACCAGCGATGGTGCTCGTGGTGCGGCGCGCCGCGGAAGGCGGCTTCACCCGGGCCGTGCCCACCGTTCTGGGCCTGCAAACAGGCCTGTATATCTGGGCGCTGCTGGCAGCCGGGGGGCTGGCCGCGCTGGTCGCCGCGTCAGAGGCGGCCTTTGTGGTGCTCCGGGTGCTCGGCGCGGCGTTCCTGCTCTACCTCGGAGTCAAGGCGTGGCGTTCGGTGTGGAAAAGCCGCGGTGCCGTGCCCCGGGAGGACATCCCGGCCGGCGCTGGGCAGAGTCAGTGCCTCGCCTGGTGGAAGGCGTTCGGCGAGGGCCTCGTCGTGATGCTCGCGAATCCCAAGGCCGCGGCCTTCATGGTCGCCTTCTACCCACAGTTCGTACCGGCTGATCAGCCACTGTTCGCCACCACCGCGGCGTTGGCGCTGCTTCAGGTCGCCATTGAGATCGGTATATACCTCGGACTCGCCAGCGTCGTCGGGCGAGCCCGCGGGTGGTTCACCAGCCCGGCCGTACGCCGCAGGCTCGAGGCGGTCACGGGCACCGTCTTCGTCGCGCTCGGGCTCAGAGTCGCCATGGCGAGCCGCTAA
- a CDS encoding NAD-dependent epimerase/dehydratase family protein → MTGAVQTVVVTGASGRMGRQLRPKLASPGRLLRLVDLVRADDAGSRAVDEEFVSASITDAAAMADVCAGADAVIHLAGASAESDFGTVTQLNIHGTHNVLEAARLAGVKRVVLASSHHVVGFTHRTDVSERLPAGTPARPDTLYAWSKAALETAGQLYADRFGLDVTCVRIGTFRPVPLTHRDLSWWLSVGDATRLLEACLANQQPGFRIVWGVSRNTRGWGSLDEGAAIGYLPVDDAEDYLDAIVAEHGEPDFVSDPTLNRAGGPWCDIPLGVPLRKTRR, encoded by the coding sequence GTGACCGGTGCCGTCCAGACCGTCGTTGTCACCGGAGCGTCCGGACGTATGGGGCGCCAGCTGCGTCCCAAGCTGGCGAGTCCTGGCCGCCTGCTGAGACTCGTCGACCTGGTGCGGGCCGACGACGCCGGCAGCCGTGCCGTCGACGAGGAATTCGTGTCCGCCTCAATCACCGACGCTGCCGCCATGGCCGACGTCTGCGCGGGAGCCGACGCCGTCATTCACCTGGCCGGGGCATCGGCCGAGTCCGATTTCGGCACCGTGACTCAGCTGAACATCCACGGCACCCACAACGTATTGGAGGCCGCTCGGCTGGCCGGTGTAAAGCGAGTGGTGTTGGCGTCGTCGCATCATGTGGTCGGCTTCACCCACCGCACCGACGTGTCGGAACGTTTGCCGGCCGGCACACCTGCCCGGCCGGACACGCTGTACGCATGGAGCAAGGCCGCCCTCGAGACAGCCGGGCAGCTCTACGCCGACCGGTTCGGCCTGGACGTCACTTGCGTGCGTATCGGCACCTTCCGCCCGGTGCCGCTCACCCATCGCGACCTTTCCTGGTGGCTTTCCGTCGGCGACGCCACCCGGCTCTTGGAAGCGTGTCTTGCCAACCAGCAGCCGGGCTTCCGGATCGTTTGGGGCGTGAGCCGGAACACCCGCGGATGGGGCTCACTCGACGAGGGCGCCGCCATCGGATATCTCCCGGTCGACGACGCCGAGGATTACCTGGACGCGATCGTCGCCGAGCACGGCGAGCCGGACTTCGTCTCCGATCCGACACTGAACCGTGCCGGTGGTCCGTGGTGCGACATTCCGCTGGGTGTGCCTCTGCGCAAGACTCGCCGGTGA
- a CDS encoding IclR family transcriptional regulator, with amino-acid sequence MADAPADAAVVPPDGRGVKSAGRTVKILEALAGSRHRVTMSELQAITGYPRSSLHALIRTLRDLGWVEADETGSAFTVGPRALLAGTSYLDKDPALPHVHATLEDLRDELGYTFHFARRVEANVLYLASREARDHTRTVSRVGRQLPAHITALGHALLAELTEPEVDAVLPDPLIAHTPNTITDRAMLHRHLESVRTNGWAVERQHGTIGVACVATAVGYRIPATDAISCSMPAGLASDAEVSQISQTLVSRAQALAARLRREGIR; translated from the coding sequence ATGGCTGACGCACCTGCCGATGCCGCCGTCGTCCCGCCGGACGGCCGCGGAGTCAAGTCCGCCGGGCGGACGGTGAAGATCCTCGAAGCGCTGGCCGGCTCCCGCCACCGCGTCACCATGTCCGAGTTGCAAGCGATCACCGGTTATCCCCGATCCAGCTTGCACGCCCTCATCCGCACTCTCCGCGACCTCGGCTGGGTGGAAGCCGACGAGACAGGCTCGGCTTTCACGGTCGGCCCGCGGGCGTTGCTGGCCGGAACGTCGTACCTCGACAAAGACCCCGCCCTGCCGCACGTCCACGCGACTCTCGAAGACCTACGCGATGAGCTCGGCTATACCTTCCACTTCGCCCGGCGCGTCGAAGCGAACGTGCTCTACCTGGCCAGTCGAGAGGCGCGCGACCACACGCGAACCGTCTCCCGGGTAGGGCGGCAGCTCCCGGCTCATATCACCGCCCTGGGCCATGCGCTCCTGGCCGAGCTCACTGAGCCGGAGGTCGACGCCGTGTTGCCCGACCCGCTGATCGCCCACACTCCGAACACCATCACCGATCGCGCCATGTTGCATCGGCATCTCGAGTCGGTGCGCACGAATGGATGGGCCGTAGAAAGACAGCACGGAACCATCGGCGTCGCCTGCGTAGCCACCGCAGTCGGGTACCGCATCCCCGCCACCGACGCGATCAGCTGCTCCATGCCCGCCGGCCTCGCCAGCGATGCCGAGGTCAGCCAGATCTCCCAGACGCTTGTCTCGCGTGCACAGGCGCTCGCCGCCCGTCTGCGCCGGGAGGGAATCCGATGA
- a CDS encoding 5-dehydro-4-deoxyglucarate dehydratase: MRIDGLLSFPLTPFTADDAVDLDVLADHISQQVDAGPSALFVACGTGEFTALSLPEYREVVSTAVGVSAGRVPVFAGIGGGPKLAREFAVAAAQAGADGVLLLPPYLVACTPGGLLEHIRYVARSSTVPVVVYQRANAILDVPAAVALLDVPQVVGIKDGHGDVDLMTRLVTAIRTSGHPRGPDFAFFNGQPTAELSAYAYRAIGIAGYSSAVLAFAPDISVAFYRAFTEGDDDLAHRLLADFYVPLEQLRDKVRGYAVALPKAGARLAGLDVGRVRPPLVEPADEDVRALAAIIEQGRKVIG; this comes from the coding sequence GTGCGTATCGACGGCCTGCTGTCGTTCCCCCTGACGCCTTTCACGGCCGACGACGCCGTCGATCTAGACGTGTTGGCGGACCATATCTCGCAGCAGGTCGACGCCGGTCCGTCGGCGCTGTTCGTGGCCTGCGGCACCGGCGAGTTCACCGCCCTCTCGCTGCCGGAGTACCGAGAGGTGGTCTCGACGGCCGTGGGTGTCAGCGCGGGCCGGGTGCCAGTATTCGCGGGTATCGGTGGCGGGCCGAAGCTGGCTCGCGAATTCGCCGTGGCGGCTGCGCAGGCCGGCGCCGACGGTGTGTTGCTGCTGCCGCCGTACCTGGTGGCGTGCACCCCGGGTGGCTTGCTCGAGCACATTCGCTACGTTGCCCGCTCTAGCACCGTGCCGGTCGTCGTCTACCAGCGGGCCAACGCCATCCTCGATGTTCCTGCCGCCGTCGCACTGCTGGATGTGCCGCAGGTGGTCGGAATCAAGGACGGTCACGGCGACGTGGACCTGATGACCCGGCTGGTCACGGCCATACGCACCAGTGGACATCCGCGGGGCCCGGACTTCGCGTTCTTCAACGGCCAGCCGACGGCTGAGCTGTCCGCCTACGCCTACCGTGCTATCGGCATCGCCGGCTATTCGTCGGCCGTCCTCGCGTTCGCGCCGGATATCTCGGTGGCCTTCTACCGGGCCTTCACCGAAGGCGACGACGACCTGGCGCACCGGCTGCTGGCCGACTTCTATGTGCCTTTAGAGCAGTTGCGGGACAAGGTGCGTGGTTATGCGGTGGCGCTGCCCAAGGCCGGAGCCAGGTTGGCTGGGCTCGACGTGGGTCGCGTGCGCCCACCGCTGGTGGAACCGGCGGATGAGGACGTGCGCGCTCTGGCGGCGATCATCGAACAGGGCCGGAAGGTCATCGGATGA
- a CDS encoding glucarate dehydratase family protein, whose product MSALEITGVDITPVAFPDPPLLNVAGVHQPWALRSIIEIRTGDGLVGLGESYGDAGHLDRLRQVAGELPGLDVFDLAQLRRRVARVVGGAAAADRHGLTGGSSERKTELSAFSPFEVAMLDLQGQAIGRPVSDLLGGRVRDTVPFSAYLFYKWAAHPGAEPDEWGEALDPEGIVEQARRMIELYGFGSVKLKGGVFPPEREIAAIRALRAAFPALPLRIDPNTAWTVQTSVKVAEETDGLLEYLEDPTPTIAGMAEVAKRAPMPLATNMCVVEFAHLPSAIEQGAVGVVLADHHYWGGLKMSAQLAAICETWGLGLSMHSNSHLGISLAAMTHLGAATPHLSYAADTHTPWQNGVDVVANPLVFTGGAVPVPTTPGLGVSLDRDALARLHENYVRCGIRERDDTGYMQRFQPGFTRNDARW is encoded by the coding sequence ATGAGCGCGCTGGAGATCACCGGCGTCGACATCACTCCGGTCGCGTTCCCCGATCCGCCGCTGCTCAACGTCGCCGGGGTGCACCAGCCGTGGGCGCTGCGCAGCATTATCGAGATACGTACCGGTGACGGCTTGGTGGGGCTGGGGGAGAGCTACGGCGACGCGGGACACCTAGATCGGCTCCGCCAGGTGGCGGGCGAATTGCCGGGATTGGATGTCTTCGATCTCGCCCAGTTGCGCCGACGCGTCGCACGCGTCGTCGGTGGCGCAGCCGCGGCGGATCGGCATGGGCTGACCGGCGGGTCGAGCGAGCGCAAGACCGAACTGAGCGCCTTCTCTCCGTTCGAGGTGGCGATGCTGGACCTGCAAGGCCAGGCCATCGGCCGTCCGGTCAGCGATCTGCTTGGCGGCAGGGTTCGCGACACGGTGCCGTTCTCGGCCTACCTCTTCTACAAGTGGGCGGCTCACCCGGGCGCCGAGCCGGACGAGTGGGGCGAGGCGCTCGATCCTGAGGGGATCGTCGAGCAGGCGCGGCGGATGATCGAACTGTATGGATTCGGGTCGGTGAAGCTCAAAGGTGGTGTGTTCCCGCCGGAACGGGAGATCGCTGCCATCCGCGCGCTACGCGCGGCATTCCCGGCGCTTCCGCTGCGTATCGATCCGAACACGGCATGGACGGTCCAGACGTCGGTCAAGGTGGCGGAGGAGACAGATGGGCTCCTCGAGTATCTCGAGGACCCGACGCCCACCATCGCCGGGATGGCCGAGGTCGCGAAGCGGGCGCCGATGCCCCTGGCGACCAACATGTGCGTGGTGGAGTTCGCCCACCTGCCGTCGGCGATCGAACAGGGCGCCGTCGGCGTCGTCCTCGCCGATCACCACTACTGGGGCGGGCTCAAGATGTCCGCTCAGCTGGCTGCCATCTGTGAGACCTGGGGTCTCGGGCTGTCCATGCATTCGAACAGCCACCTCGGAATCAGCTTGGCGGCGATGACACATCTGGGTGCGGCCACGCCGCATCTGTCGTATGCCGCGGACACACATACGCCGTGGCAGAACGGCGTCGACGTCGTCGCGAACCCGCTGGTGTTCACCGGTGGCGCGGTGCCGGTGCCGACCACACCTGGCCTGGGTGTGTCACTGGACCGGGACGCGTTGGCTCGCCTGCACGAGAACTACGTGCGTTGTGGCATCCGGGAGCGCGACGACACCGGTTACATGCAGAGGTTCCAGCCCGGCTTCACCAGGAACGACGCGCGCTGGTAA
- a CDS encoding SDR family NAD(P)-dependent oxidoreductase, whose translation MTAARLTDRVAIVTGASRGIGAAVARAYAAEGAAVAVAHEPRPEPTEQAEKLAAELAAAGAHVLPLAADLADPDAVERLAAVTRSEFGGIDIVVNNAAASSRAPWHELTVEEWDHVHQVNLRGSWLLTRAAYPDLRASEHACVINVTSVMVETGQPGAVHYTASKAGIVGLTRALAREMGGDSIRVNAVMPGAIRTEHEAEVAPDPQAVFERIVSAQSLKRRGYADDLTGAFVFLASDESSFITGQVLNVDGGWVHY comes from the coding sequence ATGACAGCCGCACGCCTGACTGACCGGGTTGCCATCGTGACCGGCGCCTCACGCGGTATCGGCGCCGCCGTCGCACGCGCTTACGCCGCTGAGGGCGCGGCCGTGGCCGTGGCACACGAACCCCGCCCTGAACCGACCGAACAGGCCGAAAAGCTGGCGGCCGAACTCGCCGCCGCTGGTGCTCACGTCCTCCCGTTGGCAGCAGACCTGGCCGACCCGGACGCGGTGGAGCGTTTGGCTGCCGTCACCCGATCGGAGTTCGGCGGCATCGACATCGTCGTCAACAACGCGGCGGCGTCATCACGCGCCCCGTGGCACGAGCTCACGGTCGAGGAATGGGACCACGTTCACCAGGTCAATCTGCGTGGATCCTGGCTCCTGACCCGCGCGGCCTACCCTGATCTGCGCGCCAGCGAGCACGCCTGCGTCATCAACGTCACGAGCGTCATGGTCGAGACCGGTCAGCCCGGGGCCGTGCATTACACCGCCAGCAAGGCCGGCATCGTGGGACTCACCCGCGCGCTGGCACGGGAGATGGGCGGCGACTCGATCCGGGTGAACGCCGTGATGCCGGGCGCGATCCGCACCGAGCACGAAGCCGAGGTCGCCCCCGATCCACAAGCGGTCTTCGAGCGTATCGTCTCGGCGCAATCACTCAAACGCCGCGGATACGCCGACGATCTCACGGGTGCGTTCGTGTTCCTCGCCAGCGACGAGAGCTCGTTCATCACCGGCCAGGTGCTGAACGTCGACGGCGGCTGGGTCCACTACTAA
- a CDS encoding SMP-30/gluconolactonase/LRE family protein, giving the protein MHAELVAERDGPRTVLGESPRWDGDTWWWVDATDGVWCRRPGGPAVAVWQTGERTSLVHPERSGGVVVARGTDLYLLRQGADGEWRPLGPWCELPLEDGWLVNDGVADSHGRLWIGAIAPDRAPLAGVLLRIEPDGVVHEAADGFTLTNGMAWGPGEKRLYHVDTGERTIWAHEVDSRSGRVLDREPFLDFARDDGLPDGIAMDTDGGIWVAMYSSGQIRRYDAMAMLDVVIDLDTPQCTSVEFGGPDGRDLLITTAREGYDESRSAREPLAGRLFQARTRHAGLGKAKAAVETGTFK; this is encoded by the coding sequence GTGCATGCCGAGCTAGTCGCTGAGCGCGATGGCCCGCGCACCGTCCTCGGTGAGAGCCCACGCTGGGACGGCGACACATGGTGGTGGGTCGACGCCACCGACGGGGTGTGGTGCCGCCGCCCGGGTGGACCGGCCGTCGCGGTATGGCAAACAGGTGAGCGCACATCACTGGTTCATCCCGAGCGAAGCGGGGGCGTTGTCGTGGCTCGGGGCACGGACCTGTATCTCCTCCGGCAGGGAGCCGACGGCGAATGGCGCCCGCTCGGGCCATGGTGTGAGCTTCCCCTCGAGGACGGCTGGCTGGTCAACGACGGCGTGGCGGATTCTCACGGACGCCTGTGGATTGGCGCCATCGCCCCCGATCGGGCCCCGCTGGCGGGCGTCCTCCTGCGGATCGAGCCGGACGGCGTCGTCCACGAAGCGGCCGACGGCTTTACCCTGACCAACGGGATGGCGTGGGGCCCCGGGGAGAAGCGGCTCTACCACGTCGACACAGGAGAACGCACCATTTGGGCTCACGAAGTCGACAGCCGCTCCGGCCGGGTGCTCGACCGCGAACCATTCCTCGATTTCGCGCGGGACGACGGCCTGCCGGACGGTATCGCGATGGACACCGACGGCGGGATCTGGGTGGCCATGTACTCGTCCGGCCAGATCCGCCGGTACGACGCCATGGCCATGCTGGATGTGGTGATCGACCTCGACACCCCGCAATGCACCAGCGTCGAGTTCGGCGGACCGGACGGCCGCGACCTTCTCATCACCACAGCACGCGAAGGGTACGACGAATCACGAAGCGCCCGCGAACCACTGGCCGGCAGGCTGTTCCAAGCCCGCACCCGGCACGCCGGACTTGGCAAAGCCAAAGCCGCAGTCGAGACGGGGACGTTCAAATGA
- a CDS encoding aminotransferase class III-fold pyridoxal phosphate-dependent enzyme: MSTLTRARSAELFERACSLTPGGVHSNVRLASPPVFFERGSGAWLYDTDGHDYVDYLLGQGPNFLGHAPPSVTEAVAREMRRGSVFGAQHVLENQAGELLLDSLGWADKVRFGVTGTETDQAALRLARAATGRTKFVRCGGAYHGWLDNVLSTTVDGQSEPASAGQLPHHLQDSYVVPFNDAAALDTVLTEHDDIAAVIVEPVMCNTGVIPPVPGYLENVRRLCDQRGVVLIFDEVITGFRLALGGAAERFGVTPDLAVYGKAMAGGWPVAALAGKASLMDMLAGAVTHAGTFNSSIPACAAVIASLSLLREHPPYAGVEAHGSKLMESIEKLAARHGVPLRIQGLPAAFHVSFGDSEVIHDHTGLAKLDLAGYAEFAKTLANHGVWVAPRGVWYVSAAHGDDELRAATERIDAALASHAER; encoded by the coding sequence GTGTCGACGTTGACGCGCGCCCGATCCGCTGAGCTCTTCGAACGCGCTTGCAGCCTCACACCAGGCGGGGTGCACTCCAACGTACGGCTGGCCAGCCCTCCGGTCTTCTTCGAGCGCGGCAGCGGCGCCTGGCTGTACGACACCGACGGCCATGACTACGTCGATTACCTGCTCGGCCAGGGCCCCAACTTCCTTGGGCACGCCCCGCCGTCGGTTACCGAGGCCGTCGCCCGCGAAATGCGGCGCGGCTCCGTGTTCGGCGCACAGCACGTGCTGGAGAATCAGGCGGGCGAGTTGCTGCTCGACAGCCTCGGCTGGGCTGACAAGGTGCGTTTCGGCGTGACCGGCACCGAGACAGACCAGGCGGCGCTCCGCCTGGCCCGGGCCGCCACCGGGCGCACCAAGTTCGTCCGCTGCGGCGGCGCCTACCACGGCTGGCTGGACAACGTGCTGAGCACCACCGTCGACGGCCAATCCGAACCGGCCAGCGCGGGTCAGCTGCCACATCACCTTCAGGACAGCTACGTCGTTCCGTTCAACGACGCCGCCGCGCTCGACACAGTGCTCACCGAGCATGACGACATCGCGGCCGTGATCGTGGAGCCGGTCATGTGCAACACCGGCGTGATACCTCCGGTTCCCGGATATCTCGAGAACGTCCGCCGGCTGTGCGACCAGCGCGGCGTCGTGCTGATCTTCGACGAAGTCATCACCGGCTTCCGCCTTGCCCTCGGCGGAGCGGCAGAGCGCTTCGGCGTCACGCCGGATCTCGCGGTCTACGGCAAAGCCATGGCCGGCGGCTGGCCGGTGGCCGCGCTGGCCGGCAAGGCCAGTCTGATGGACATGCTCGCAGGCGCGGTCACCCACGCGGGAACGTTCAATTCGTCGATCCCCGCCTGCGCCGCCGTCATCGCGTCATTGAGCTTGCTCCGCGAGCATCCGCCGTATGCCGGTGTCGAAGCACACGGATCCAAGCTGATGGAGAGCATCGAGAAGCTTGCCGCCCGGCACGGGGTCCCGCTCCGCATCCAGGGGCTGCCGGCAGCTTTCCATGTCTCGTTCGGCGACTCCGAGGTCATCCACGACCACACCGGCCTGGCGAAGCTCGACCTGGCGGGTTACGCCGAGTTCGCGAAGACACTGGCCAACCACGGCGTCTGGGTTGCGCCACGGGGCGTCTGGTACGTGTCGGCCGCGCATGGGGACGACGAACTCCGGGCTGCCACTGAGCGCATCGACGCCGCCCTCGCGAGCCACGCCGAGCGCTAG
- a CDS encoding M81 family metallopeptidase: MRLAAVGFGHEANSFAPVQASLDVWQRCGIFEGAAIRDRYATSESILAGFFAYEAEEPGVEIVPLVFSWLTPTGISTEEAFEHLTRRMLGALREHGPWDGVLLPQHGAAVAEHHLDADGEFISRVRDVVGPGVPVGVTLDMHANISDRMVRAADVITVFQTNPHVDAREQGLACARLIGRQIRGEIRPVLALADPPLVINILRQGTADEPMAGLLRLAREQERRPGILSVSVVEGFPYADVPEMGMSFLAIAEDDPGLAADVAQALAHAAWDMRESFVGDAHSIDDALLEAAAAPDGPVVILDMGDNVGGGSPGDSTHVLHAARRLAVGGLIESLYDPEAVQACAAAGVGGRVDLAVGGKVDNRHGAPFPITGEVIAVTDGKFEDPTPTHGGSRFFDLGASAGVRTDDGFELAIHSRPEGTRSQVQFRNVGIEPTEAKIIAAKGVHSPRAAFEPIATALIWVASPGSTSADLSSFTYRHRRRPMFPFEPDATW, encoded by the coding sequence ATGCGCCTGGCGGCGGTGGGTTTCGGCCATGAGGCCAACTCGTTCGCCCCGGTTCAGGCCAGCCTCGACGTCTGGCAGCGATGCGGCATCTTCGAAGGTGCCGCGATCCGGGACCGTTACGCCACCTCCGAGTCGATCCTGGCCGGGTTCTTCGCCTACGAGGCCGAAGAACCCGGCGTCGAGATCGTGCCGCTGGTCTTCAGCTGGCTGACCCCCACCGGCATCAGCACCGAGGAGGCGTTCGAGCACCTGACCCGCCGGATGCTCGGCGCGCTGCGCGAACACGGCCCCTGGGACGGCGTCCTGCTGCCCCAGCACGGCGCCGCTGTCGCCGAACATCACCTCGACGCCGACGGTGAGTTCATCAGTCGGGTCCGTGATGTGGTGGGACCCGGAGTTCCGGTCGGGGTCACGCTCGACATGCATGCGAACATCTCGGATCGGATGGTGCGGGCCGCCGACGTCATCACCGTGTTCCAGACCAATCCACATGTCGACGCCCGCGAACAAGGCCTGGCTTGCGCGCGGCTGATCGGGCGGCAGATCCGCGGTGAGATCAGACCGGTGCTGGCGCTGGCCGATCCGCCACTGGTGATCAACATTCTGCGGCAGGGTACCGCCGACGAGCCGATGGCAGGGCTGCTGCGGCTGGCGCGTGAGCAGGAACGACGTCCAGGCATCCTGTCCGTCAGCGTGGTCGAGGGATTCCCGTACGCGGATGTGCCCGAGATGGGTATGTCGTTTCTCGCGATCGCCGAGGACGACCCCGGGCTGGCCGCCGATGTCGCGCAGGCTCTCGCCCATGCCGCATGGGATATGCGAGAGTCGTTCGTCGGTGACGCGCACAGCATCGACGACGCGCTGCTGGAAGCCGCGGCGGCCCCCGACGGCCCCGTCGTCATCCTCGATATGGGCGACAACGTCGGCGGCGGGAGCCCGGGAGACTCCACCCACGTGCTGCACGCGGCGCGAAGACTCGCCGTCGGCGGCCTGATCGAATCGCTCTACGACCCAGAGGCCGTACAGGCGTGTGCGGCTGCCGGCGTCGGCGGGCGCGTCGATCTGGCCGTGGGTGGCAAGGTCGACAACCGGCACGGCGCCCCGTTCCCCATCACCGGCGAAGTCATCGCCGTCACCGATGGCAAGTTCGAGGACCCGACCCCCACACATGGTGGCAGCCGGTTCTTCGACCTGGGGGCGTCGGCGGGCGTCCGCACCGATGACGGGTTCGAGCTCGCCATCCATTCCCGGCCAGAAGGCACTCGAAGCCAGGTGCAGTTCCGCAATGTCGGAATCGAGCCGACCGAGGCGAAGATCATCGCGGCCAAGGGTGTACATTCTCCGCGCGCGGCTTTCGAGCCGATCGCCACCGCTCTCATCTGGGTGGCCTCGCCCGGCTCGACCAGCGCCGACCTGTCCTCCTTCACCTACCGCCACCGGCGGCGCCCCATGTTCCCCTTCGAACCAGACGCTACCTGGTAA
- a CDS encoding RidA family protein yields the protein MNTPDARLTAAMPHAPAKLPPGAPIEAVVVQDGVAYVSGQVAFVGEEAPLLGQVGDDVTVEQAAEEARKAAANGLYRLIETFGSLEPVERILKLTVFVNAVSGLTTQPAVANGASNLLIDVLGEQGRHARSAVGVASLPLGVPVEIELVAKVSA from the coding sequence ATGAACACTCCTGACGCGCGACTGACCGCTGCCATGCCCCACGCCCCCGCGAAGCTGCCGCCGGGTGCGCCCATCGAGGCGGTCGTCGTGCAGGACGGCGTGGCCTACGTCTCCGGCCAGGTGGCCTTCGTCGGCGAGGAGGCTCCCCTGCTGGGGCAGGTGGGTGACGATGTCACCGTCGAGCAGGCCGCCGAGGAAGCACGCAAGGCCGCGGCCAACGGCCTGTACCGGCTGATCGAGACCTTCGGCTCGCTGGAACCGGTCGAACGCATCCTGAAGCTGACGGTGTTCGTCAACGCCGTCTCGGGGCTGACCACCCAGCCGGCGGTCGCGAACGGCGCGAGCAACCTGCTGATCGACGTGCTCGGCGAGCAGGGCCGGCATGCGCGCTCCGCGGTCGGTGTGGCGAGCCTCCCGCTCGGCGTTCCCGTCGAGATCGAGCTCGTCGCGAAAGTGTCCGCCTGA